The Lycium barbarum isolate Lr01 chromosome 12, ASM1917538v2, whole genome shotgun sequence genome includes a region encoding these proteins:
- the LOC132622240 gene encoding protein LAZY 1-like: MKLLGWMQSKLKQKGNEPANNTTILGNSVTSFSPHNEVKSNGADMVLQEQPSAELFPGFLAIGTLGNYQTINTDPPTPTFPMPFEHGETDITEKELKFINDELEKFLEEKVKEVAYESSESIITLSDKHIETGATECYVNVEQCPLQKYLFGSSVELLEIESEVKQQKGFLEELFKKKNIVQEGHVGNEGKEKKQAKGKHAAHFMKKMLQNLQYKSKSSNTVSSKGNITGSVNKRKLPQVLKMFHRKVHPVNEKNLQDNETSNISACKAGNLGAISEVNAKFYPAATPKKEVISREHWIKTDSDYLVLEL; encoded by the exons ATGAAG TTACTTGGTTGGATGCAGTCAAAACTAAAGCAAAAAGGCAATGAGCCAGCAAATAATACTACCATATTAG GAAATTCCGTTACATCTTTCTCACCTCACAACGAGGTTAAAAGCAATGGAGCAGATATGGTACTTCAAGAACAACCATCTGCTGAACTCTTCCCTGGCTTTTTGGCAATTGGTACTCTGGGTAATTATCAGACAATTAATACTGACCCTCCAACTCCAACATTCCCCATGCCCTTTGAGCATGGTGAAACAGACATAACAGAGAAAGAACTAAAGTTCATTAATGATGAGCTTGAGAAGTTTCTTGAAGAGAAAGTGAAGGAAGTTGCTTATGAATCATCAGAAAGCATCATTACCCTCAGCGACAAACACATCGAAACAGGAGCTACTGAATGTTATGTCAACGTGGAGCAATGTCCACTCCAGAAATATCTTTTCGGCTCTTCAGTTGAATTGCTAGAGATAGAATCCGAG GTAAAGCAACAAAAGGGTTTCCTAGAAGAGCTTTTTAAGAAGAAAAACATAGTCCAAGAGGGTCATGTAGGAaatgaaggaaaagaaaagaaacaagccAAGGGAAAACATGCAGCTCATTTCATGAAAAAGATGCTGCAGAACCTCCAGTACAAATCAAAGAGCTCTAATACAGTTTCTTCTAAAGGAAATATCACTGGATCTGTTAACAAGAGGAAACTCCCTCAG GTCCTTAAAATGTTTCACAGGAAAGTTCATCCTGTGAATGAGAAAAATCTACAAGATAATGAGACTAGCAATATTTCCGCATGCAAGGCTGGTAATCTGGGAGCAATCAGTGAAGTGAACGCAAAATTTTATCCAGCTGCAACTCCAAAGAAGGAAGTAATAAGCAGAGAGCACTGGATTAAAACAGATAGTGATT ACTTGGTGCTGGAGCTGTAG